GACGGCGACGGCCGCCTGGTGGTCGCCACGGAGGGCGGCGGCACGGAAGCGGTGGGCGCGGGCGACATCGTCCACCTCCGATCGGCCACCTGACATTCCCGCCCGCGGCGCGCGGCGCCCTCCCGGCCGTCCGCCCCGAGGGCCCGTGCGCCCCGGGGCCGCACGACAGGAGGGCCCGCACGACAGGCCCCGGAACACAGGCGGCAGCGTTCAAGGCGTGAGCCAAGCCACAGCTGTCGTATCGTGGACCGCGATCCAGGGCGACAGATCGGCAGGGCAAGTGGGCAGGGAACGGGCAGGAGGCGGCCGGTGACCGTCGACGACGAGAACGAGGGCGGCGCGCCCGAGCCTCCCACGTACCCCACCCCCCATCACGAGGTCGACCACACGGCCGAGCCGAGCGACGATCCGCTCGCCATCCGGCTCGAACAGCTCATCCTCGGCGCGGACCGCCGCTACACCCCGTTCCAGGCCGCCCGCACGGCGGGCGTCTCCATGGAACTCGCCTCCCGTTTCTGGCGCGCCATGGGCTTCGCCGACATCGGCCAGGCCAAGGCCCTCACCGAGGCAGACGTCCTCGCGCTGCGCCGGCTGGCCGGTCTCGTCGAGGCCGGGCTGCTCAGCGAGCCGATGGCCGTACAGGTGGCCCGCTCCACCGGACAGACCACCGCCCGGCTCGCCGAGTGGCAGATCGACTCCTTCCTGGAAGGCCTCACCGAGCCGCCCGAGCCCGGAATGACCCGCACCGAGGTCACGTATCCGCTGGTCGAGCTGCTCCTGCCCGAGCTGGAGGAGTTCCTCATCTACGTCTGGCGGCGGCAGCTCGCCGCCGCCACCGGCCGGGTGCTCGTGCAGGCCGCCGACGACGAGGAGATGGTCGACCGGCGGCTCGCGGTCGGCTTCGCGGACCTGGTCGGCTTCACCCGGCTGACCCGCCGCCTGGAGGAGGAGGAGCTCGGCGAACTCGTCGAGGCCTTCGAGACGACCTGCGCCGACCTGGTCGCCGCGCACGGCGGCCGCCTCATCAAGACCCTCGGCGACGAAGTGCTCTACGCGGCGGACGACGCCGGCACGGCCGCCGAGATCGCGCTGCGGCTGATCGAGACCCTCAGCCACGACGACACGATGCCCGCCCTGCGCGTCGGCATCGCCTTCGGCACGGTGACGACCCGGATGGGCGACGTCTTCGGCACGACCGTGAACCTGGCGAGCCGGCTCACCTCGATAGCGCCGAAGGACGCCGTCCTCGTCGACGGCGCGCTCGCGGAGGAGCTGTCCAGGACGGGCGAGGCGCCCGTCTCGGAGACGGAGGCCGCCGAGGAGGCCGCCCGCGCGGAGAAGGAGGGCCGCCAGGCCGCCACGTACCGCTTCGCGCTCCAGCCGATGTGGCAGCGGCCCGTCCGCGGTCTCGGCGTCGTCGAACCCTGGCTCCTGACCCGCCGCCCCACCTAGGATCTCCCGTGAACGTCTGTTAACAGCCGTTAACAGGCTCTGGATCGGGAGGGTGCGGTCATGTCCGAGCAGCGCTTCGGTGAGTTCGTGGTGGTCCGGAAGGACGGGAGCGGGCACGTCGCCGAGCTGGTCCTCGACCGGCCCAAGGCGATGAACGCCGTCTCCTCCGAGATGGCCCGCTCCCTCGGCGCCGCCTGCGACGCGCTCGCCGCCGACCCCGCGGTCCGCGTCACCGTGCTGACCTCGTCGAACGACCGCGCCTTCTGCGTCGGCGCCGACCTCAAGGAGCGCAACTCCTTCACCGACGCCGAGCTGGTCCGCCAGCGGCCGACGGCCCGCGCCGCCTACACCGGCGTCCTGGAGCTGCCCATGCCGACCGTCGCCGCCGTGCATGGCTTCGCCCTCGGCGGCGGCTTCGAGCTGGCCCTCGCCTGCGACGTGATCGTGGCCGACGCGACCGCCGTGGTCGGTCTCCCCGAGGTGTCCGTGGGCGTCATCCCGGGCGGCGGCGGTACGCAGCTGCTGCCCCGTCGGGTGGGTGCGGCGCGCGCCGCCGAGCTGGTCTTCACGGCCCGCCGGGTGGAGGCCGCGGAGGCCCGTGAGCTGGGTCTGGTCGACCTCCTGGAGGAGGACGCGCGGACGGCGGCCCTGGAGCTGGCCGGCCGGATCGCGGCGAACTCGCCGGTCGGCCTGCGGGCCGCGAAGAAGGCCATGCGGCTGGGCCAGGGCCTGGACCTGCGGGCGGGCCTGGAGGTCGAGGACGCGGCCTGGCGTTCGGTGGCGTTCTCGGGGGACCGTGCGGAGGGCGTGGCGGCCTTCAACGAGAAGCGGAAGCCGAACTGGCCGGGCGAGTAGGTACTCCCGGTCTGTACTGAACGTCACTGACGGTGACGTCTCAAAAGGGAAAACAGGTCGAACCTCCCTAAGCTGGAGGAATGGGTGAGGACGGACGGCTGCGGGCCGTAGTGGCGCTGGCGCAGGGGATGGCGGCGGCGCACACTCCACGCGAGTTCTGGCGGGCGGCGGCGCTCGGGTCCTGCGACGGGCTCGACGGCACCTTCGCCGCCCTCTCCGTCTGGCAGCGGGACCATGGACGCCTCAAGGTCCTGGTGAACGCCGGGGCGCGGGCCCTGGGCGAGGAGGAGTTCCCGGACTCGGAGACGTATCCGGTGCACCAGTTCCCCGAGATCACCGAGTTCCTGCACGAGCAGTGGGCGGGCGGCGGCGAGCCGGACGCCTGGGTGGAGACCGCCGACGACCCGGTCACGACGGGCCGGGTGGCCGGTCTGCGGAGGCGGGGTCGGGGCTGCTGCGTGGTCGCCCCGATCGTGCTGCACGGGCGCGCGTGGGGCGAGCTGTACGTGGCCCGCCCGCCGGAGGAGAAACCTTTCACCCGCGCGGACGCCGACTTCGCCACCGTGCTCGCGGCGGTGGTCGCGGCGGGCATCGCCCAGGCCGAACGACTGGAGGAGGTCCGCAAGCTCGCCTTCACCGACCCCCTGACGGGACTGGCCAACAGGCGGGCCGTCGACACCCGCCTGGACGAGGCCATCGAGCGCTACCGGGTGGACGGCTCCGTGGTCAGCCTGATGGTCTGCGACCTGAACGGCCTCAAGCGGGTCAACGACACCCACGGCCACGCGGTCGGCGACCGGCTCCTCGAACGCTTCGGATCCGTCCTCTCCCGCTGTGGAGCGATGCTCCCGGGCGCCTTGGCGGCGCGCCTCGGCGGCGACGAGTTCTGCCTCCTGACGGTCGGCCCGACGGCGGACGAGGTGGTGGCGGTCGCGGAGGAGCTCTGCGTACGGGCGGCGGAGCTGGAGCTGGGGGAGGGCGTGGCCTGCGGGGTGGCGTCCACGGGCGACCCGATCGGCCCGCTGAGGTCGGCGCGCCGCCTCTTCCGCCTCGCGGACGCGGCCCAGTACCAGGCCAAGGCGGCGCGCTCGGTGAAGCCGGTGGTGGCGGGCCGTGACGGCACGGTCGTCCGGCTGGCCGACGCCCCGCCGGGGGCGCGGGACAGGCGAAGGTTCAGGGACGCACCACCGGTGGAACCGCCGGAGTCGGAGGGCGGCGGGTGAGGTCTCTGGGGTGGGCCGGGTTCGTGGGTCTCGGGTGCGGCCGCCCTCTTTCCGAGTGTGGCGTCCTGCACCACCGCGTCAAGGGCGCTCCTTCGTCGCGTCGCTGCGCGATGGGCTGCGCCCACCCTTGACCCGGCGGCGCAGGCCGCCTTTTCCCACTCGGAGGGCGGCCGGGGGCGGGGCCGCGCGGGGGTCCGGGCAGGGGCCGGGTCGGCGTGGGCGCCTTGCGGGCCGGTGGGGTGGGGCTGGGTTCGCGGCCGGGGCGGGGTGGGCCGCTTTCTCTTGTTTCGGGGTGCGCGGTTGTTGGATGGGGCGGCCGGGCGGCGCTTAGCGGCGGACTGTCGTCGTCGGGTGGGGATTCAGGCCCCGCTGGTTGCTGTCCGGTGGGTGGTGGGAGCGGTGGGCGAGAGTTTCCTGCACTTTCATCGCCCGATAAGGGTGATTGGTCCTCTTCGCCCGTCTCTCCCTGGTGGGTTACTCGGAGTAATGTCGAGTTACTCACGCCCCGACCCACCGGGAGTGACCAGCGGGGCCTGGAGCCCCGCCATCAACCGGCCTTCCGCCGCTGAGCGCCGCCCGGCCGCCCCATTCAACAACCGCGCACCCCGCACGAGTCGACGGATCCCCACCGGCCCCGGCCGCGAACCCAGCCCCACCCCACCGGCCCGCAAGGCGCCCACGCCACCCCGGCCACTGCCCGAGGCCCGGCGTGGACCCCGCCCCCGGACCGCCCTCCGAGAGTGTCTTCGCTCCTGGAGGTGGTGGGTCAAGGGTGGCCGAAGGCCATCGCGCAGCGACGCGACCGCAGGGAGCGCCCTTGACGCACCGCCGGAAGGAGCGACTCTCGGAAAGAGGGCGGTCTCACCAGAAGCCCCCACCCCCGGCCCGCCCTACGAGGCCTGCCCGAGGCAGTCGGCGCAGAGGCTCTCGTCGGCGACCGGCCGGAAGAGCATGGGTTGGGTGTGCGTGCCGCTCGCGCACTCCCGCGCCCCCCGGAGGCGAGGCGAGAGGCGAGGGCCCGACCCGAGCGGGGGCGGTTCGGCCCGGGGGAGGGCGCGGGGCGGGACCTCGCGCAGCAGGTACCGCACGAGCCCGCCGGGCCGCTGTACGGGCGTTCCCGCGCCGGGCAGGCCGCGCAGGACGTGCTCGTGCACGTCGGCCGAGGTGTGCCCGGCGGCGAGCCAGCGGGCGGCGAGCCGGGTGAGTTCCTCGCGCATGCCGGGCGGGATGTGCCGGAGGGCGGGCGAGAGGAGGGGCAGGGCGCCGACGAGCGCGCGTGCCTCGTCGAGTTGCGCGTCGGGGCCTGTCGACCCCGGGACGTCGTCGACGGGCTCGGACGGCTCCTGCTGCGGTGCGCTCCCGGGCTTCCGCTCCGGCGCCGGCCGGAACTCGGCACGACGCCCCGGCCCCATCCCGGACTCGCGCCCCATCCCGGACTCGCACCCCGCCCCAGCCGCGTCGCCCGCCCCGGACCCGTCCCCCGGTGGTTCCGGCTCCGAATCGGCCTCCGGTGGAAGGTCGGAGGTGTTCTCCCTGCGGTCTTTCTCTGGATGACCGTCGGTCGACGGGGTCGCCGGATGACCGACGGCCGGGCCCCGGGTACCCGGTGCCACCTGCGAGTACACCCGCTCGACGCCGCTGTGGGCGGGCGTGCGGGCGAAGATCTTGGCCGCTTCCTCGGGGCGTAACGGGGTGCTGGAGACGAGCTGTTGGGTGACCCAGAGCCCGCCGCCCACCTGTACCCGCCGCTCGTGCACGTACCCCTCGGCCTTGAGCTGGCGTTTGGCGGAGATGAAGGAAGTCGCCCCGATCCGGGCGCGTTTGGCGGTCTCCGACAGGGTTTCCCGTGCGTGTGCGGGGAGGGAGAGTTGCCAGGTGAGGAGGCGCGCGGCGTGGGAGTCGAGGCGCGGGTGCCGGATGATCTCGTGCGAGAACTGGCTGAAGGCGCGCGAGGGCGCGATAAAGTTGCGATAGATCATGGGTGGACTCGTGGTTTCCACTAGTGGTTCAGGCCCTCGTCGATGGTTCCCGCCGTCAACGGGGGCCGTTTTGCTGCGAACGTACCGCACGGGCATATGCCCGGACCGACACGCGGAGCGAAGACCGCTCGTACGAGTGACCCGGCGGTCAGGTCTCTTCCGAGAGGTTCGCTGTAGTCGTCTTCCCCGGTGGTTGTCACGGCCTATTCCGGTCTTTTCCGGAGGCTCTGGCCCCTTGGTGACAGTTCACGACGTAGCGGGGCGAAAATCGGTCATAGTCTCGTGATGCGATGCCCTCATGTGAACGAACTGCGTAGTTTCTGTGTTCGGTTCGGGACGTCCAATGACGCCCGGCCGCAGAGTTCGTCCACTGGAACCGGAGGGGAAATCGCATGGCTGACATCGACCTCGGCGTGGCGTCCGACTGGGACGAGGGTGACACTCACGGGCGCGTCAAGTTGCGGCAGAACCAGGTCTATCCGACCTCGCCGAAGAAGGACGTGCTCATCAGCTCCCCGGTGAGCATCGAGTTGTCCGTGAACACGAACCACTCCTCCTCGCAGGAGGCGGACAAGATCTACTTCACCACCCACCACGGCTCGACGAAGAAGATCATCGCCGTGCTCGACTCCGACGGCAACCTGCACATCGCCGGCCGTCTGATCACCGAGCAGAAGGACCTCGGCTACTAGGCGGTCCTAGCCGGCGGCGCCGCCTCAGGAGCCGCCGCCCCGCGCGGGAGCCGACGTGCTGATGACGCGGACGGCTCCGCGCGGGGTCAGGCTCGCGCGTTCCTGCGGGCTCGCCGTCCAGCACTCGTCCGTCGCCGCTTCCCAGAGGTATCCGCTGGGGCGGACCAGTGTCAGCAGCTTGCCGTGCACGTACCGGACTTGCCCGGTGAGCGCGCGCTGCGCGTCGGTCACGACGTCCCCGACGCGGTACCTCACGGCGTGGCCCGTCGTGCGTCGCGCAGGAGGGTGGTGAGCCGCTTGGCGCCGCTCACGCCGACGACCCCGAGGCCGTACCGGTGGACGTCGCCGCCGGGCGAGCGCGTCACGTCCCGGTAGAGGCCGCTGGTGGAGAGTCCCACCGTGTCCATGGCGGCCTTGAGATCCCGGAAGACCTGAGCGGCCTCGGGTTCGGAGACGGGGCGGACGGGGGGCGGGGTGGGGGGTGTGCGCATGGAGGGCTCACTTTCTGATGGATCTCCTCGGGACCGCCTCCACGATGGCGCGCACCGCCCTACGCTCACCAGGAGTTGGGCTCCCGACGTGCAGGTGAGGAACGAGGCATATGCCAGGGGCGAAGGATCTGGACCCCGGGGACAGCGTCGAGCAGTACCTCGGAAACGTGGTGCGCGAGGCGCGGCTGGCCCTGGGGCGCGACTGGACGCAGGCGCACGTCGGGTCGAAGGTCTTCAGCAGCGGGAGCCGGATCTCCGCGATCGAGCTGGGTGAGGATCCCCCGGACCGCGACCTGGCGAAGAAACTGGAGGTGGTCCTCCGGCTTCCGCCCGGCACCCTCGTGAACCTCGTGAAGATCCTCACCGAGCAGAACGTCCGCGACTACGCGAAGACCTACATGCGGCGGCAGCTCGAAGCCACCGCCATGCACGAGTTCTCCATCGTCGTGCCGGGTCTGCTCCAGACCGACGGCTACGCGCGAGCGGTGATGGGCGCGGGCCTCGCGGGCGATCCGGCCCAGATCGGCGACTACGTGCGCCGGAGGCTGGAGCGGCAGGCCGTCCTCGACCGGCCGGACCCGCCGTGGATGATGATCGTCCTCGACGAGGCCTGTCTGCGCCGTGACATGGGAGGCAGCCGGGTGATGCGCGAGCAGATCGACCACCTCCTGGCCTCGTGCGAACGCCCCCACGTGAACGTCCAGGTGCTCCCCATGAAGGGGGAACCCGTGGCCGGTTCGCTTGCGCTCCTCACGCTGCCCAAGGGGGAAAGAGGGGCGTATACGGAGGGGTTCAGTACGGGCAACTACACAGAGGAACCAGCTGAGGTGATGCGTTTCCAACGTGTCTATGATCTGCTGCAACAGGGTGCCCTGGGCGTCCGGGCATCCCTTGAACTGATGCGCGCGATCGCGAAGGAACACGATGACTGAGACCTCGCCGAACTGGCACACGAGCACGTACAGCGGCAACGACAACGACGCCTGCATCGAGGTCGCCGACAACGCTCCCAGCGTCATCCGCGTCCGCGACACCAAAGACCGCACCAAGGGCGAACTCACCGCCACCCCCGCCGCCTGGGCCGCCTTCACCGCCTTCGCGTGGACCCGCGCGCTCTGACCTACTGCACGCTCCACCCCACCGGGTGTCCCGGATCGGCCGGGCACGTGAAGACGTTCAGCTCGCCGTGGTTGCCGACGACGACCCCGGTCGGCAGCGCCGCCGAGCTGGGGTGGAGGCCCTGCTCCTCCAGCGGGGTCCAACTCCCGCTTCCGCCGTCCCACTCGGACGAGTCGACGGTCAGCAGCAGGTCCATCGGCGTCGCGCAGGTCTCGCAGTCCATCGCGTACGGGTCCGTCTTGTGCCAGGACGCGTACCCGCCCGCCCGCCAGCCCGGCGGGATCGACAGGTCGTACTGGTAGGCCACCGGGTCGGCCTCGTCCTCGTGTTCCTCCGCCTCCTCCTCCAGCGCCTCCTCCCAGGTGTCGATCCGCGCGCACAGCTCCTCGGGCAGCAGCCCCGCGAAGGGGTACGTGACCACCCGCTCCGGGTGCAGCACGCAGGGCTCCGGTACGTACCCCTCGTAGCCGACGACCTCCGGAGCCGGCGGCGCCGTCCGTACGTCGGTCACCTCCGCCGCCCTCCGCCAGCGCACGTCGAGCGACATCCCGTACCCGGTGGGGCCGTGGGCGTCGAACGGGCACCAGAAGACCTGGAGCAGGTCGGCGCCGTCCGGCCCCGCAGGAAGGTCCGGGACGTCCCTCGCGTACAGCTGCGCCAGGCCGATCATCGGCACCGGGTCGTCGTCGCCCGCCCCCGGCACCCGGTGCTCGCGCTCCAGTTCCCCGACGAGGCGCAGCTCCTCCTCCGTCAGGCCCTCGTACGGCTCCCGCGCGTACGCGGCGGCCCTGACCTCGCGGCTGCGGCGGATGTCCCCGGGACGCCTCCCGCGCCCGCGTCCGTGGACCTCGGTGCACACCGGCCACGGCTCGTCCGCGGGCCACCGCATCGGCCCGCCGGCGGAGCTGTCCGACACGCCGGGACGTCCGGGCCGTGGATGCAGGCGGGTGGTCGTGCCCCGGTGGGCGGCCAGTTCGGGGAAGAGCGCTTCGACATCGAGGGGACGCGGCGGGGTGGTTCTCCTCATGGGAGGACCCTAAGGGGTGTCTTGTCGGTCAGGCCGGGCTCGCGGGGTCGTCCGTTCCTGGCCGCCCGCTCCGGCCCCCGGGCCTCAGGGCCGGTTGCGCTCGTGCAGGGCGCGCAGGCTTCTGAGGAACGGCTCGCGGTCGGCAGCCGGGAGGGTGTCGAGCAGGCGGTTCTCGCCCTCCTGGATCGCGGTCTGCGCGGTGTCCCGCAGCCTGCGGCCCTCAGGGGTGAGGGAGAGCAGCCTGGCCCGCCGGTCCGCCGGGTCGGGCTGCCGGCGCAGCAGCTCCCGCGCCTCCAGGTCGTCCAGGACGGGGATGATCCGGGTCTTGTCCGCCCGGATCGCCTCGGCCAGCGCCGCCTGGGTGCGGAGGGGCCGCTCGTCGAGGTGGAGGAGGACCGCGTACGCCCACATCGTCAGGCCGTGCGCGTCGAGAACCGGCTGCTCGGCGGCCATCAGGGCGCGGCCGAGCGGGACGACCATCGCGGCGAGGTCGGGGCGGGGCGGGCGGCCCGGGCTCGCGCCGTCGGTGCTCGCTGCGGTGTTCTCGGCCATGGCCACGAAAATACCGGCTGCCGAAACGCCCGTTGACAATTGATAGGCATACGCACATCGTAAGCGCATGCCTACGAATATGAAGGGGCTCACGCACCCCGCGGACTTCGACCGGCTCCGGCAGCTCCACGCGCGCGTGATCCGGGACAGCGCGACCCTGGTGCACCGCGTCGACCCCGCAGACCTGGCCCGGCCCACCCCGTGCGCAGCCTGGAGCCTGGCGGACCTGCTCGCCCATATGACGGCCCAGCACCACGGCTTCGCGGCCGCCGCACGCGGCGACGGCCGGAATCCGGCGCACTGGGAGGTCCACCCGGCGGGCAGGGACGCGCCCGCGCGGTACGGCGAGGCGGCCGAGCGGATCGTCGACGCCTTCGCGGCCGTGGACGGCCCGGAGGTGCCCCTCGCCCTGCCCGAGTTCGGCCGGGACCGGACGTTCCGCGCCGAACGGGCCCTGGGTTTCCACCTCCTCGACTACGTCGTGCACGGCTGGGACGTCGCCCGCAGCCTGGGCCTCCCGTACGCCCCGGGGGCCGATGTCCTCGCCGTTGCGCTGCCGATCGCCGAGGCCGTGCCGACCGGCGAGGCCCGGACGGTCCCTGGCGGCCCCTTCGGGCCCGAACGGGAGCCGGCCGCCGGGGCGGACACGCTCGACCGCATCCTCGCGACCCTCGGCCGCCCGGCGGCCTGGCGCCCGTGCTGAGGTCGTCCTGGACGCCGGGCCCGGTCGGCGGGCGCGGCGGGGGCGGGCCGGTGCTGGTCAGCCTGACCGACCTCCGGCTCGACCGGCGAGGCGACCTGCTCGGTGTGCACCGCGCGGCCCGACGGCTCGCGGCGGAGTGGCCGGACCTCGAAGGGGCGTACGGGATGTGGCTGTGGGCGCGGCCCCTGGCGGGCCGCTGCGGCGCGGTGGCGGTCTGGCGCGACGCGGCCGCCCTCCATGCCTTCGTCACCCGGCCGACGCATCTCGCGATCGTGCGGGAGTACCGGGGGAGGGGTGCCGTGACGGCGAGGACCTGGGAGACCCCGGAGTTCTCCCCGGCGGCGACCTGGGCCCGGGCGCGGGAGCTGATCGACGCGGGGGTGCGGAGCACCTCCTAGTGGCCGTCAGTTCACCTTCCCGTCCACCGCGTCGGCCGTACACGGCCCTACATTCTGGACATGGACCTTCCTGAGATACCGGGCGTGTTCCGCTGGGTGGCGTTCGCCGTCGTCGCTCTCCATCTCCTCTCCCTCGTCCCCCTGTTGCGGAGGGTGCGCCGGTCCGAGCCCGGAGCCCGGACCGGGCGGGTGCTGGACCTCGTGGACTCCGCCACGGGCCTGACGCTGCTCGTCGGGCTTCTGCTCGGCAGCGGTGTGCTCCTGTTCGTCGGCCTTGCCGCCATGGGGGCGGTCATCCTGGCGAAGGGGGTCCGGCGGTTCCGGATCCAGCGGGAGGCCTGAGCCCGGCCCCCGCCCGGGCTCGCCGCCCGAGCCCGGACGGGGCTCCCCGGTGGAGGTCCGGACGGGGCTCCCCGGCGTTGCCGGGCGGCGGAGCCGGGCCCGACCGGCGATCATCGGAACGGTAAGGGTCCGCCCCCCGCCCGGACAGTGACGAAGTCACCTAGTGACATGGCGGTCTTCAATCCGTAGGGTGCTGAATATGGATATGCAGACAGTCGTCCTCGGCACGTCCGGCACGACCCCGCAGGACGTCATCGACGTCGCCCGCCACGGCGCCCGCGTCGAGCTGTCGCCCGAGGCCGTGGAGGCCCTGGCCACCGCCCGCAACATCGTCGACGCGCTCGCCGCCAAGCCCGAGCCCGTCTACGGGGTCTCCACCGGCTTCGGCGCGCTCGCCACCCGGCACATCGGCCATGAACTCCGCGCCCAGCTCCAGCGCAACATCGTCCGCTCGCACGCCGCCGGCATGGGCCCGCGCGTCGAGCGCGAGGTCGTCCGCGCCCTGATGTTCCTGCGGCTCAAGACCGTCGCCTCCGGCCGCACCGGCGTCCGCCCCGAGGTCGCCCAGACCATGGCCGACGTCCTCAACGCCGGCATCACCCCGGTCGTGCACGAGTACGGCTCCCTCGGCTGCTCCGGCGACCTCGCCCCGCTCTCCCACTGCGCCCTCGCGCTCATGGGCGAGGGCGACGCCGAGGGCCCCGACGGTGAGCTCCGGCCCGCCGGCGAGCTGCTCGCCGCCCACGGCATCGCCCCCGTCGAGCTCAAGGAGAAGGAGGGCCTCGCCCTCCTCAACGGCACCGACGGCATGCTCGGCATGCTGATCATGGCCCTCGCCGACCTCGACACCCTCTACAAGTCGGCCGACATCACCGCCGCGCTCTCCCTCGAAGCCCTCCTCGGCACCGAGAAGGTCCTCGAACCCGAGCTGCACGACATCCGCCCGCACCCCGGCCAGAGCGCCTCCGCCGCCAACATGCTGGCCGTGCTCAAGGGCTCCGAGCTCACCGGTCACTTCCAGAGCGGCGAGGCCCCCCGCGTCCAGGACGCCTACTCGATCCGCTGCGCCCCGCAGGTCGCCGGCGCCGGCCGCGACACCATGGCCCACGCCCTGCTCGTCGCCGAGCGCGAGCTGGCCGCCGCCGTCGACAACCCGGTGATCCTCGCCGACGGCCAGGTCCGCTCCAACGGCAACTTCCACGGCGCCCCCGTCGCGTACGTCCTCGACTTCCTCGCCATCGCCGCCGCCGACCTCGGGTCCATCGCCGAGCGCCGCACCGACCGGCTCCTGGACAAGAACCGCTCGCACGGCCTGCCGCCCTTCCTCGCCGACGACGCCGGCGTCGACTCGGGCCTGATGATCGCCCAGTACACGCAGGCCGCCCTGGTCAGCGAGATGAAGCGGCTCGCCGTCCCGGCCTCCGCCGACTCCATCCCGTCCTCGGCGATGCAGGAGGACCACGTCTCCATGGGCTGGTCCGCCGCCCGCAAGCTGCGCACCGCGATCGGCAACCTCAACCGGATCATCGCCGTCGAGCTGTACGCCGCCACCCGCGGCATCGAGCTCCGCCACGGCCTGTCCCCGGCGCCCGCCTCCGCCGCCGCCATCGAGGCGCTGCGCGCGGCCGGCGTCCAGGGCCCCGGCCCGGACCGCTTCCTCGCCCCCGACCTGGCGGCCGCCGACACCTTCGTCCGCGAAGGGAAGCTGCTCGCCGCGGTGGAGCCGGTCACCGGCCCGCTGGCGTAACCCGGAACGCAACGGAGGCCCGTCCCGGACACCCCCGGGCGGGCCTCACGCACATACGGGCAGCGCCGCTCAGGACGTCCGGTCGCGCCGCCGCATCGCCAGCGCCACGAACCCGGCTCCGACCCCCAGGAAACCCGTCCCGCCGAGCAGATACGGCAGCGTGTCCCGGCCGCCGGTCTCCGCCAGGCGCCCGTCGTCCGAGGCGGGGCCGTCCTGGATCACTCCGATCCGTACCCCGCCCCGCTCGTCGGTGGCATTGGCGGACGGTACGAACCACAGGGCGCACAGCAGGGTGCCCGCGGCGGTCGCGGTCAGCAGTGGGCGTCGGGCGGCGGACACGGAAATTTCGATCCCCCTTGCGGAAACCGCGAATTGGTCGGTGCGCCGATGCTAATGAACACAGCGGGTCGTGGGAAAGCCGGGAGCCCCGGGACGCCTACGCTCCGACCCATGAGTACTTCTGACACACCGCGCTATGTACGCCTTCGGGTCGATGTGGTCCTGGAGATCGACGGAGCGGCCGAGCTGGCCGCGGCGGCCGAGGCCCGGATCGACGCCGACGAGTTCATGCCCGAGGAGGAGCGGGTGCCCGCCCGCGCCGCCGCGCACGAGGACAGCGCCGAGGCCCTCGCGTACCTCGTCGAGCCCTTCGACCTGATCCGCGACGTCCCCGGCATCGAAATGGTCCAGGCCTCCTGGAGCAGTGAGGAGATCGAGTACGACCCCGATGCGCTGGAGTGGGATCTCGGCGAGGAAGATGGGCAGGAGGAAGACGACGACGACCGGTCGTAGGACCGGTATCCGACCTGTTCGCAGGCCCCGGGACGGCGTCCCGGGGCCTGCGTCGTGCCGGCGTGCGACGGGTGACGGGGGCCACTGCGGCCCTGGGAACCGGACGGGACCGTACGAGCGTGTCGATCAGTGGCGTTTCCCACAAACGCTCCGCTTCCGGAACCGGACGGGGTGTCATGGGCGTTCTCAAGAAGAAGTTGGCAGGGAATCGGCGACGATGGAGAAGCGTGTGATGACGGACGGCAAGCGCCGCCGCA
This sequence is a window from Streptomyces sp. NBC_00691. Protein-coding genes within it:
- a CDS encoding enoyl-CoA hydratase/isomerase family protein; translation: MSEQRFGEFVVVRKDGSGHVAELVLDRPKAMNAVSSEMARSLGAACDALAADPAVRVTVLTSSNDRAFCVGADLKERNSFTDAELVRQRPTARAAYTGVLELPMPTVAAVHGFALGGGFELALACDVIVADATAVVGLPEVSVGVIPGGGGTQLLPRRVGAARAAELVFTARRVEAAEARELGLVDLLEEDARTAALELAGRIAANSPVGLRAAKKAMRLGQGLDLRAGLEVEDAAWRSVAFSGDRAEGVAAFNEKRKPNWPGE
- a CDS encoding MarR family winged helix-turn-helix transcriptional regulator, coding for MAENTAASTDGASPGRPPRPDLAAMVVPLGRALMAAEQPVLDAHGLTMWAYAVLLHLDERPLRTQAALAEAIRADKTRIIPVLDDLEARELLRRQPDPADRRARLLSLTPEGRRLRDTAQTAIQEGENRLLDTLPAADREPFLRSLRALHERNRP
- a CDS encoding DUF6342 family protein — its product is MADIDLGVASDWDEGDTHGRVKLRQNQVYPTSPKKDVLISSPVSIELSVNTNHSSSQEADKIYFTTHHGSTKKIIAVLDSDGNLHIAGRLITEQKDLGY
- a CDS encoding GGDEF domain-containing protein; protein product: MGEDGRLRAVVALAQGMAAAHTPREFWRAAALGSCDGLDGTFAALSVWQRDHGRLKVLVNAGARALGEEEFPDSETYPVHQFPEITEFLHEQWAGGGEPDAWVETADDPVTTGRVAGLRRRGRGCCVVAPIVLHGRAWGELYVARPPEEKPFTRADADFATVLAAVVAAGIAQAERLEEVRKLAFTDPLTGLANRRAVDTRLDEAIERYRVDGSVVSLMVCDLNGLKRVNDTHGHAVGDRLLERFGSVLSRCGAMLPGALAARLGGDEFCLLTVGPTADEVVAVAEELCVRAAELELGEGVACGVASTGDPIGPLRSARRLFRLADAAQYQAKAARSVKPVVAGRDGTVVRLADAPPGARDRRRFRDAPPVEPPESEGGG
- a CDS encoding adenylate/guanylate cyclase domain-containing protein, whose protein sequence is MTVDDENEGGAPEPPTYPTPHHEVDHTAEPSDDPLAIRLEQLILGADRRYTPFQAARTAGVSMELASRFWRAMGFADIGQAKALTEADVLALRRLAGLVEAGLLSEPMAVQVARSTGQTTARLAEWQIDSFLEGLTEPPEPGMTRTEVTYPLVELLLPELEEFLIYVWRRQLAAATGRVLVQAADDEEMVDRRLAVGFADLVGFTRLTRRLEEEELGELVEAFETTCADLVAAHGGRLIKTLGDEVLYAADDAGTAAEIALRLIETLSHDDTMPALRVGIAFGTVTTRMGDVFGTTVNLASRLTSIAPKDAVLVDGALAEELSRTGEAPVSETEAAEEAARAEKEGRQAATYRFALQPMWQRPVRGLGVVEPWLLTRRPT
- a CDS encoding DUF397 domain-containing protein, producing MTETSPNWHTSTYSGNDNDACIEVADNAPSVIRVRDTKDRTKGELTATPAAWAAFTAFAWTRAL
- a CDS encoding helix-turn-helix domain-containing protein, which codes for MPGAKDLDPGDSVEQYLGNVVREARLALGRDWTQAHVGSKVFSSGSRISAIELGEDPPDRDLAKKLEVVLRLPPGTLVNLVKILTEQNVRDYAKTYMRRQLEATAMHEFSIVVPGLLQTDGYARAVMGAGLAGDPAQIGDYVRRRLERQAVLDRPDPPWMMIVLDEACLRRDMGGSRVMREQIDHLLASCERPHVNVQVLPMKGEPVAGSLALLTLPKGERGAYTEGFSTGNYTEEPAEVMRFQRVYDLLQQGALGVRASLELMRAIAKEHDD
- a CDS encoding TIGR03086 family metal-binding protein; amino-acid sequence: MPTNMKGLTHPADFDRLRQLHARVIRDSATLVHRVDPADLARPTPCAAWSLADLLAHMTAQHHGFAAAARGDGRNPAHWEVHPAGRDAPARYGEAAERIVDAFAAVDGPEVPLALPEFGRDRTFRAERALGFHLLDYVVHGWDVARSLGLPYAPGADVLAVALPIAEAVPTGEARTVPGGPFGPEREPAAGADTLDRILATLGRPAAWRPC